The window AGGATCTCTTTTCGGATtcattttttcttttgtagtttgaAGACAAATTCTCAATTTGAGAGTTCCAATGTTAAAACTACATTAGTAAGAGAAGAACAAATTACTTCATCCACCAAGAGGAGATACAAATTGTTCTAGAGCAACTTCTAACGTCTAACCCATTTACGAAGTTCATAAGTCAAACTCATCGACAACCAGAAGATAACTATGATTACTGGACTGCACCTTCTCTCTGATCTTCTAACATAGTTCGACAAAGAACATCGTTTAAAAAGGTATTTGTGTATTATGGTACAAAACGTGAGAGAAGATTTCCATATTCTTCAAATTGAACTTTGGCCTACCACACTAGGGTCCACTCTCTTATAAGAAACCTTCGGACATATAATACTCCGTAAATAGTTACATCCACGTTTAGTGACCGTTTAATTACAAAGATTTGGGTGGTTATCCCAGTTTAGCATTTGGGATTAGTTTTATCCAGAGTTTCGTTGTAGGTATTAACTCAAATCAGGATAAAACTTATACCAAAAACTTGGGATTAGCTATCCCATACAGGAGGTGGGTTTATGATCCCACGGGATAACCTTTTCTATCCCAAGATTCATAATCCCATGGGATAACCTTGTCGATCCCAGGATTGAACCAAACGACTCCTTACTCTTCTCAGTACAAGTAAGGTGTCACCACTTATTAAGCACTAAATAATTTACTTTTTCAACCCTTAAACTGTATATACGTGCAAAGTCTAACCAATACAACCACAAGAAGATTAAAGTAGTACTCTCTGTAGTAATTTATGTGGCGGTGTTTGATGGAGTTCAAGAAAGAAACGACTTTTGCAACTTATGGTCTAAAACAAGTCACAAATATTTGTATGGCTATAAACCATCTCTTTAAGGataaaatgagaagtttaaagttaaTTGATTTTTTTCAAATATCAAAAGTTACCCTTTTCGGAAGAAACTAAAAAGGAAAATGTGTCATATAAAGTAGGACAAAGGCAGTAATTGATTAATATGTGATACCACATCACTCTGTTACTTAAATTTGGATTATTCAATTAAATTAAGTTCTACAAGAGAGCTTCAGATGTCAAATGTTTTGGAAGGTCCAAAACGGAAGGCATGCATATAAATTAGGACTGAGGGTATAagctaacccccccccccccccaaatatctGTTCTCCATTTGAACCCACTCTCATAGCACCTTGACCCCCCACCCCCACAcactaaaaaaagtaaaaaagaacCTCTCTAAACACTTGTTTGTGTTATGCTGAACATGTGCTCAGTACCAGCAAAGCAAGAACCAAATTTTATTGCTTGCAACTCTAAATTGAGTTGAGAACTGAGAAATAATACCTTTTTAACATAAGCAAAAGATAGATCTAAGTGATTGACGAGTAAAGGTAACAAAGGCAAGAAACTGGATAACTTTGAACATCTGCACATTTCCAAATGTGTTTTCCAGTGAGGAGTGAGGACGGAGATGACCTTTTATTATTGCTTTCTAGCACTACCTGCTTAACTTGAAAGTACTAACCATCTACATCTTACATCTTCCACAAGTGCATCCGCCAGAATTTTTAGCAAGGGAATTgtgtttaaaataaattaatatgttAGGTCAAAATTAATACATTAGTAAGTCGAGTAACTTTATCTTTTTACATTTAAAATGCTAATGAGAAACGCAAAAATTGTAAAATAGTTTTTAAAAAAGACAACTACTGATgattacaaaaaataaataataaataaaatcctAACTAAAAGTATAATAACAAAATCTGTTGGAAGATGTTGAGATACATACCTCAGCTAAAAAATAACACATTTACATATAAAATAATAGtacttaaaaagaaaaagaagaagaaataatccaaaaaaaagtaaaagaaacgTGAGGCTTTATTCAAATGAATGAAGAGTGGGGGAGGTAGTGGAGCTTTTTATTGAAAAAATGAAGCAAAAGCTGGAAAGCAACAAGGACTCTGCAGGTCCCTTGATAAaattatgaagaaaaaaaaaggtgaAACACTAAATGAAAAATAGTGCATAAACGGCGGACAGGATGCGAACGCGGAACATGTCACTTATATTGAACACCCTTTACCATGATAGCATATATCTCGGGTATTAGTGATATTTTGCGAAATTCCACACATAAAATCAATAAAACTTTACGCGGGATTCAAGAGAACCCCCTTGCTACCATGTAGATCCGCCCCGGCTTCCACCTTGCTGGCATTCTAATAACACCAAAATGTACAATCTTATTTCTAAGGTCATGTTAAGTATGAAAGCTGTAGGTACCCACCACTGATCTCCTTCCACCATGGTTGTATTTTCATATTATTTTTTCTCAACTCAGTTGACAATTCATAACATCAAAAGAATGAAAAGAGATAATTTAGATTGCAGAAATCACAGATAAAGTGACAAAGGAGGACTGCTTCAGCTTCATGCACGTCAAAACGAAAACTTCAAAATTTAATCATCAGCTATACAGATGGGCGTTGAAGCAAATCAAGGGAAAAAATAATATAAGCAGAACGAAGAATTCCTCATCTAGAACAGTTATTGAAGAAAGAAGAAATCACTGGATAAACATTATCAACTGGCAGCAAATACCAACTTATATAGAAAGCTCATCACAGACTTGAGAATTTAAACAGGACAATCTCAAATATCATGACATTTGAAACCGTCAAGGGTCACTAAATGCACATTTCTGTTTCAACAGAACCCCTATAagatatagtaaaaaataaattcACAACAATTATAGTTTTGGAAGTAAAACCAGAAAGATACCTTGAAACAGAGCGAGCAGGGGGAAAGGACCTTGGAAGTGATACAGATGAAGAGCGACTAGTATATTTACCCCTAGGAGATACGCTGCCGGCTATCCGTTAGTAAAATGATAAATGTTGAACGCAACCTCAAAAGTTAAATTAGTCACTAAACCTTCTGCTCCGGCTGCTATAGCTTCGTAGGGGACTCCTGCTTCTTGAGTAACTCTTGCTTCTTGAATAATATGGACTTGGGCTCCTCGAGTAGCTATGCCTCTTATCATAATAACTCCTGCTTCTTGAATAATATGGACTTGGGCTCCTCGAGTAGCTACGCCTCTTATCATACTCCCCTACCTGAAGGCAGTAAAAAATAGTTAACCTAGCGCAAAAAGAAGCATTTGAATCAGGGCTTGCACCTCCAACAGAAAACAAACCTGTATATAAGCTCGAGAAAATTGATTGCGAAACAGAGAGTCATCAAGTTTCTTTATCTGCAAGAAAGAATATTAAAAAATTGTAAATAAAGGATGCACTGAAACAAAAGAAGAACCTTTATGTTTACAGAAGAAACAACCTATGATGATTAACAGATTAAAGTACGCAAGTTAAAGCCTTGAGAATCCTACCGCATATTTCATATCGTCGTAGTTGGTGTAGTCCACAATTCCTCTTACACCTGCAAAACTTGTCAACTGTTGACACAAACGACTTGCATTGAAAAGCTTACAGGTTACTGGGTTCAAAATCAGGATTGGGTACAAGAAAGATCTTTTCTTCAAATCACAGAAGCCTTACACATGTCTAGTTCTATTTAGTTTAACTGACAGAACCCTCGGCTTTTTGGCTGATCTTGGGCAGTATAAGGTTTGTCCTCGAATAATATTTCAAATGATATTACTTGTTCTCCAGAACATTTTCCGGGCATCTGTTTGACTTTTTTTACTTCTTAACagctaagttgctccgacacggcagtttaggtgccgcacccttatcgacacgacactagtatgggtgtggatATGAGATCCGTACCAgatctggtcaaacaattttgggtactttgaccacgacggatggaaaaattcgagacgagatacaatttgattcccgaaattagaaccaaaactagggtaaatttgaaaaaaatacattatttgggaaatcaatcctttacttatctacaacttgaaaataaaaaagaaattcatactttacaagctatacgtaagtattccacaaaatttcacataatttagagatatatttatatttttatatgtttgaattatttttagctggATCCCATCACCCGTATCCGTATTAGGATCCATTTCCccgaattttagaatttttatcTCGAAGGATCCGAACTCTAGATCCGCCAACCGTGTGGGACACCAgcacccgtgtccgagcaacttagcttaACAGGCATGCTAAAGATACTTCCTGAACCATTTTAGTGATGCTGTTTGGTTAACACGATTATGCATTTCCATGTGAAAAGACAATACCATTATGTATGTCAAAAGCAGTCAATTAAGCTTTAGCAGTTAGAATGTTGTGAAgatataaagaagaaaaataaatctGAGTCATTTGCCCAACCTATAGGAAACTAGACTTATTTCAAAGTGATTAAGGTAGCTCATACGGAATGTGCTTTTAAAAAAGGGCATGTGTGATTTGTGAAGTAAATCCTCCCTTCACATCAACTGTCTGTTTGTTGAAATAACAGCAAGGATGCCCCTGCTCTCTTTAAGTGGAATCAGGCTGAGCAATCTACTAAGAAGATACATAGGAAGGAAAACTTTTGTTGTAAATATGTGATATGGACAATTCTTGCCAAATCTAAGAAAATACAGGCTTTATTTAAACGCAAAATGGCCTAAGAGCCACCTAAACTTGTACCCATTTGTCATCCCGGTATATAAACTTACACATTTCCCATTTGAGCACCTTTAGTGGATGAACTGAGTACTAATAAACACGTTTGACCGTTGACTATGCTTACATGGCGACAGAATAGTTGACGTGGCCAAAATGGATGCAAATCACGTTAATTAGGCGCGTGAATGAAttaatttgattaaaaaaaattataaaataaaaaaggaaagataaaatcatgggaaaaaataaagaaaagaatgaagaaaccCCTCCCCTGTTTAATTCTTCATCCTTATTCCCGTTCCCAGCTTCATCTCCCCTCCCTCCCTTTGTTTTCCCACACCCTCAAACTCCTCCACAACCAGAAAATTATATCGATTTGGTTATTGCTcgtctcttcttttttcttttttcttttttcttttttttttaatttgttggCAAAGAgtatttctctttttcttttcttttttttaaatttgttgGCAAAGAGTATTGAAATTGAAATGGTGGCGTTTCAGATCGGTTTGGTCTATTGTAAGTGAGCTTGTTGAAAAGGAGGTGATGAAGATAAAGTGGTAAGGAAAGTGTCAGGCCGGTGGCAAAAAGGTGAAGCAGTGACGGTTTTGTGTGATTCTTTGTATGGTTGCCATTTTTACCGGCGGCAATCTCGCCGGTGTAATTTTGGGGGTCTTTTCTAGAGTGTTGTAACCATTTTTAGGCTTTTATTTTTACTGAGGTTTGATTAGAATCTAAAGGATCAAATTTGGATTCTTACGATTGAAAATGGTGGATTAACTATGAAAAATGGTGGCTCAATGCCGTCCTAGACGAAGAGAATAGACGGAAAATAAAACTTTTGTGagtaaattaattttttataaagTGGGACCCACAAATTACACGTGACAACTCGTAAGAGGATAAGTATGTGACATATCATTTGTGTCATAGCGCTTGAAGACCACGCGCAATCATATGTGTTTATTAGTGTGCAAATATATGAGTTAATGTGCTAAAATGGGAAAAGTGTAAGTTTATATACCGGGATGACAAACGACTACAAGTTTAAGCGGCCCTTAGGCCATTTCGCCTTATTTAAATGATTAAGGACAGAATTTTACGAGATTGAAGAGCATATACGATTATTATTCGCTGCAGTCACTGAAAGGAGAGTGCTAGTACCTACACTAATAGTAATTTTCAGAAGTTCTCCAAAAATCAGTAATAGAAATTTTGGTGATAGACTGAAGGTTTATGTACAGTTTTCAACACCTTTTGCCCCTCACATTAGACAATAATTACGCATGGACATGACCAAAGTGCTGGTGCTAAAATGTGAAGTATAAAACGTTATAGTGTCAAAAACAGAATTGACTAATGCTCTGGCAGGAGATACCTCATATCAGATATCACGTCTGAAAGCAGGATGGTCCACTTAGTGTATCACTAAATACAAGAAGGAAAAAAGAGAAGATATAATCAAGTTAGAAATTTCTAGGAACTGGGAACATCTAGGGAGGTTCGCAAATCATCATTAAAAGCTTTAGCACCAAGAATTGTTTTTCTAATTAATGTTATCATATAagctgggttgttgttgttgttatcataTAAGCTGAAGATATAACAAGCGACCTCCAGTCAAAAAGCCCTGTGTTATGGGTCTTTCTTTCTGATATACACCAGTTTGAAAAATTAGCAACCTACCTAACTTACATGTTATGATATCCACCACTGTGTATCTAACTTCCCTTATATATATTGCTGAAACTATTATCATTCTTATACAAGCAAAATCTGTTTACCAGCGCATATTTACATCCCATATCATTGCTATGAGAATGAATAAAAGCAAACCGAATAACTGTCACAAGGAAGAATCTACTAACCATCACGGTCACGGTAGACTTGAGAGAAACAAACATCTCCGGCTCGACGCATGTGATCCTGCCAAGGCCAAGTTTAAGCCaaactaatcaaaatcctgagaAAGCATAGAAATCTGCAAAAATCATAACATGATATCACATGCCAACCTTCAAGTCTTGCCATGAAGCAGAAGATGGTAGTCCAATGACGAGAACTGCAAAATTTAATTCTTAGCAGCTGGTTTTGACTATAAAACTTCGTCTAACCTTGAGCAATTATAGAAATATGAGAGAATATTAAAAACCAGGCTAACCCCGATAATCCGATCGTCTTGAAGATCCACCACGACTCCCACTACTGTGACTGCTATAGCGATCATACGATGATGATCCTCGCCCACCATGTGCAAGTTCAACCTACATAGATTATGAAAGACAACAAAAAATTCTGATAATCGAAGATCTAAATCATGACCATGGTGAAATGAAGGCAAATGAGAGACAACTAACTCGTAATCGATGTCCATCAAATTTGTATCCATCACATCCACGAATGGCATCATCAGCATCGCGAGGATCTTCAAACTGAAACTCAATAAAGAATGGAATAGATGAGATCTATCTGACATTACGAACAACGCACTGCAGAATAGGTGTTGTCCGACATTGATACTAGCTATGTTTCTGACATTCAATTCCAAACAATGAACGCACCTCCACAAATGCATAACCTGGTGGTCTTGGAGGAATTTTCAGATCAATTTGCACAATAGGTCCATACTGTGAGAGATTCGCCCAGACAATTTCAAATATTAGCATATTTGTCATATATACCCaaacagagagagagagaaagaaactTAAACGAAGTGGTCCCACaccaaaaaataaatttatatatgCTACGGAAATAAACATTTTTCGATGTTTAATTTCACGGAATATATTTTTGCCATATTTGCTGAAATCTTTTAGAAATTAAATGCAATAAATATCAGCTTGAACGAGATGCTGACTCCAAACAGAATTCACAATAATTTCAAGTGCATAACTTTATCATGCACCAATGCGCAGTATGTCCTTTGGATTAAAATCCCGATTTAGAATATGTTAAGTGGAAAGATGATTTAAGAATTTTGTAGCTGATTTAACATCTTAAACACAATGGGTGGATGAAAGTAATGCGGAGAGCAATTAAAGAGgagaatgcaagaaaattaattagcACTCTAGTAAAACAGAGAGAGACAACCCAGTCTTTCATCACAATAGAAACAAGAAACTTGAACCTCTCAACTGTACTAGGTCACAGTTAAACGACCTACTAGAACGAGCCTTTCAGATTAACCCAAACATCCACTCTGAGTTAATTCACTCCTTCTCCACCCAAAAAAGACAAGTCATTCCACCAACCCTCCCAAGTTAAAGATTACACTTAAGAGAAGAAAACCAACAAATAGGAGAAACAAATAGAAGTAGATGCAAAAATCCTTAGTAATAACCAGGTGAGCACAGAAAACACGTGTTTCCAGCTGTGAGTAATATTTTCCAACTAACCTTGTAAAACAAATCTTCTACTTCACTCTCTCGAATATCGCCGGGAAGATTGCCCACATAGATAGTCCGACTTAAACGCCCCATTATGCTGAAATAATGAGCAACTGATTAAAATCTGTGAGTGAAAGGCCACAAGGGATACCCAAATTCAGAAAgcacaaaagaaaaacaaaagtatAGTTAAATCTCAGCAAAAGGCATGAACAAGATATTGTTCTATTACAGTATAACATTTGTTATAAATTGATAAAGTGACAATCACCAAAATCACAAAATAACAACAAAGAAGTGGATATCACCAAAATCTGAACAACAAAAAAAGATTCACATCTCAAATGCACTCTGGAAATATACAAATATGCGCCTGCTCATACATACCAACATAGCAGTATAGACCGCTAGCAAACAACAGCAACAAAAAGGAGAAGGGGTAAAAAAGGGTGAAACAAAGCATGTATTTGGAAAATTCAAAATAGTgcagaaaaaattattttctataaCATGGCAAAACCAAAGCAGACAAATATAAGGGAACAAAAATAAACTAGAGGAAGAATCAATCTTTTTATGTTGCAGTTGAAATCTCAACCCTAAAATCTCAGTTCCTCTTTTtctccaaaaatatgaaaatcaaaaTTATCAGCCAAAGAACAACAGTTACCATATTGAAAATTCTGTAAAGACAGTTTTCAGCATAATTGAACATagagaaagcaaaagaaaaagagagacaaATTACCTGAACAAGAGATATGGTGGACAAAGAAGAATATTGCTTTGGACAAAGTGGAGAAATGGCGATCTTCTGGTAATCTGGCGGAACAGAAAACGAacattatattatatataaaagaaaaagaaaaagaaaa is drawn from Nicotiana tomentosiformis chromosome 12, ASM39032v3, whole genome shotgun sequence and contains these coding sequences:
- the LOC104121085 gene encoding serine/arginine-rich splicing factor SR30-like isoform X3 — encoded protein: MGRLSRTIYVGNLPGDIRESEVEDLFYKYGPIVQIDLKIPPRPPGYAFVEFEDPRDADDAIRGCDGYKFDGHRLRVELAHGGRGSSSYDRYSSHSSGSRGGSSRRSDYRVLVIGLPSSASWQDLKDHMRRAGDVCFSQVYRDRDGVRGIVDYTNYDDMKYAIKKLDDSLFRNQFSRAYIQVGEYDKRRSYSRSPSPYYSRSRSYYDKRHSYSRSPSPYYSRSKSYSRSRSPLRSYSSRSRRGKYTSRSSSVSLPRSFPPARSVSRSLSRSRSPVSSLPRPKLIRASRSRSRSMSSSRSSVVAE
- the LOC104121085 gene encoding serine/arginine-rich splicing factor SR30-like isoform X1 — encoded protein: MGRLSRTIYVGNLPGDIRESEVEDLFYKYGPIVQIDLKIPPRPPGYAFVEFEDPRDADDAIRGCDGYKFDGHRLRVELAHGGRGSSSYDRYSSHSSGSRGGSSRRSDYRVLVIGLPSSASWQDLKDHMRRAGDVCFSQVYRDRDGVRGIVDYTNYDDMKYAIKKLDDSLFRNQFSRAYIQVGEYDKRRSYSRSPSPYYSRSRSYYDKRHSYSRSPSPYYSRSKSYSRSRSPLRSYSSRSRSVSPRGKYTSRSSSVSLPRSFPPARSVSRSLSRSRSPVSSLPRPKLIRASRSRSRSMSSSRSSVVAE
- the LOC104121085 gene encoding serine/arginine-rich splicing factor SR30-like isoform X2 — encoded protein: MGRLSRTIYVGNLPGDIRESEVEDLFYKYGPIVQIDLKIPPRPPGYAFVEFEDPRDADDAIRGCDGYKFDGHRLRVELAHGGRGSSSYDRYSSHSSGSRGGSSRRSDYRVLVIGLPSSASWQDLKDHMRRAGDVCFSQVYRDRDGVRGIVDYTNYDDMKYAIKKLDDSLFRNQFSRAYIQVGEYDKRRSYSRSPSPYYSRSRSYYDKRHSYSRSPSPYYSRSKSYSRSRSPLRSYSSRSRSVSPRGKYTSRSSSVSLPRSFPPARSVSRSLSRSRSPVSSLPRPKLIRASRSRSRSMSSSRSSGRSY